Within the Prevotella scopos JCM 17725 genome, the region TGTACGCCCATAGCTACCTAATCCGGTACCATTTCTTACGATTCGCTTAGCATCATAACCTATTATCTTCTTCCTCATGGGCTTCAACCTTTTCTATTGGGGTGTAATCCTTCGTACATAACTCATAACAAAGCCATAACCAGAGAATGCTGATTGGCAACGCACGAAGGGCGTATGGCTTGATAAATTCCTGTCGGATGAACTTCGGGAAGAGGTCACTACTACCCATACCAGAGAGGAGGAAGACAAAGACCATCAATGCTATCGCCCACTTTCCACGCTTCCATGGAGCAGCCGTGTACCATATACAAACGCCTAACAAGGCTATCACGTATCCACTGGCTTCGCTACCGGTACTGAAAAGAATAACAAACAAGAGTACAGACGCAAGTATTGTCTCACGGAAGGCAAGGTTCTTATACTGTGAAAAACGCAGGTAAGGAAGAGCAAGGAGTGTCATTCCAGGCAGAATCAGCCATAGGTCTGAATAGTTCATACAGCCTGTTGTGCGACGAACAAGCCCTAACAGAGAGATATTCTGTTGTATTGAGCCAAGGTTTTCTGCATTCTTTTCCACCAAACAAGTAAACCATTCGTGGTATTGTTCTATGACATACGAAGGCGAACTGATAGCCATTGGCACACAGAAGAGTACAACTGACCATACGACAAGCCACATCAAGAAACGCAGCTTATGCCGAGAGAAGAGGAAGAAAGCCAATCCTACGATGCCATATAGCTTCACCAACGTTCCTAAGACGATGAAAAAAGCAGCCCAGCCGTCCTTCTCTTTCTCAATAAGAAAGAAAGAAGAGAGAATCATTGCAGCCACAGCAATATTGAACTGCTGCATAAAGAGGGCCGTTGGAAGTGTTATTCCACAGAACCAAAGTATGAATATCTTTTGTTGTTCACGTAGTCCTGAACGGACAATAACAACATATAGCCACGCTGTTAAGAACAATAACCACAGCAACATACCTGCCCAAAGCGGCAAAAGTGCAAAGGGTGCGATGACAAGTGAGAACACAGGGCCATAATGGTTCACATCAGAATACTCTGCAGGATAGGCCGCATAGAGTGAAGTTTGGTTCACTGTGTGCCAGTAAACACCACGAAAAATTAGGAAGTTATTGAAACTTCGATTGTACTTCAGCATTCCTGCGAGGGCAATGATAAACCATAAGCCCATCAAGAACCATCGGTTAGAGAGTAAAGGGTGGTGTAAGAGTTGCTTTATTCTATCTTTCATCACTTTTATTTCTTAGGAAACAGACAAGGGATATTCCTTTTCAACCATCGGTTTAACTTCTCCATCGGTGTTCGCTTCCAGCTATGAGCACAATAGTGGATGGCGTATGAAGCTGGTGTAGCCTCATACTTGTTACCTGCAAAGATTTCCGAACGGAACACCATCATATTGTCTTCGAGTGGTTGGTCCTTATCCAAGTACTTAAAGCCATACTTTTCCATTACTCGG harbors:
- a CDS encoding glycosyltransferase family 87 protein, with amino-acid sequence MKDRIKQLLHHPLLSNRWFLMGLWFIIALAGMLKYNRSFNNFLIFRGVYWHTVNQTSLYAAYPAEYSDVNHYGPVFSLVIAPFALLPLWAGMLLWLLFLTAWLYVVIVRSGLREQQKIFILWFCGITLPTALFMQQFNIAVAAMILSSFFLIEKEKDGWAAFFIVLGTLVKLYGIVGLAFFLFSRHKLRFLMWLVVWSVVLFCVPMAISSPSYVIEQYHEWFTCLVEKNAENLGSIQQNISLLGLVRRTTGCMNYSDLWLILPGMTLLALPYLRFSQYKNLAFRETILASVLLFVILFSTGSEASGYVIALLGVCIWYTAAPWKRGKWAIALMVFVFLLSGMGSSDLFPKFIRQEFIKPYALRALPISILWLWLCYELCTKDYTPIEKVEAHEEEDNRL